The DNA region GCCAAAAGCGATCGCGGCCAGAATGTATCGTAACGATACGTTCACGATGAAAATCTCCTTCACCTCGCCACCCAGGCTGCAAGCGGAAAGCCAAGCTTCGCGCAGCGCGAGAATGCGCCCCGCCGCAGCACGCAATTCCCCCGGAAACATTGGGCGCGGCGCTTGCGTAAACGCTTGGACCACAGACGCAGGTTCCAAGCTTAACGACGATGCTCGGCGAAGAGACTTTTCATCCAGACACACGCGCGCTGCTGGCCTATGGCCGCGCGCTCGCCGGCACGGCTGAAGCGCCCAAGAAGGGCGGCGCCGATCAGGTGCTCGAACGCTTGTTCGTGCTTGAACGCACCAGCGATGGCCGCCTGCCCATCCGCACCTTCGGCACGGAGCTCATCGACGTGTTCGGCCGCGACATGCGCGAGCACGATTTTCGGCGCTTCTTCCTCCCAGCGGACCTCGCCTTGGTGAACGCACTGATTGACGCCTGCACCGATGCGGGCGAACCGGGCATTTTGCGCGTCATCGCGGAGACCGCGTGTGGGAAAATGCTCGGCGCGGAAATCCTGATCACGCCGCTCAAAGTCGATCATCAACTCGGCCATCGCTTCCTCGGCATGTTTCAGATGCTGGGCGGCGAAAACTTTCTCGGCGGTCGCCCAATCCAACGCCTGCGCCTAGGCTCGCTGCACCCGCCCGCCGCCAAAGCGCCTAAAGGCATGCGCCTCGTTGTCGTGAACGACTAAGCTTGTGCGGCAGCAGCCGCGCCGGCGCGCTTCGCCAGCGCATGATCCACGCCCACCAGCAAGAACGCAAAAGCCACGAACGCCGCGCATAGGCCCGCAACATTGAGCGCCAACGCGCCCCACGACATCGCACTCGGGTCCATGAAATAATAGGCGTAGAAGCCGTCGAACTGCCCGCGCACCAGCGCATACACAGTGTAAGCGGTGGGCCACAGAGCGCAGAACAACGCCCCGCGCCACGTTAGCCCGCCGTGCGGACGCAAGATCCAGAACAACGCCGTCGTCAGCGGCACGATCTGGTGCACGATCACATCCGCCACCTTCTGCGCGCCCTGGGGGTCCCAGCGAGACGCCAGCAGCAGATTGTAAACCGCAAACACAAACAGGATCGACACCGTCGCCATCAACTCACCGCGCGGTGAGTTCAAGCCGACACGGCTCTCGGGCTTCAGCGCCGCGCGCGCCATCACGAGTGTGACGAACGTGTTCGTAAGGATCGTGAAATATGCAAAATAGCGCGACGTCGCCTCAAGCGGCGTCGCACCCTCCGCGCCCATATTCCGCACGATCAGGAAATATTGCAGCCCAAGCCCCGCAACACCGATCAAAGCGCCCAGTGTTGCGACCAC from Vitreimonas flagellata includes:
- a CDS encoding PAS domain-containing protein, coding for MLGEETFHPDTRALLAYGRALAGTAEAPKKGGADQVLERLFVLERTSDGRLPIRTFGTELIDVFGRDMREHDFRRFFLPADLALVNALIDACTDAGEPGILRVIAETACGKMLGAEILITPLKVDHQLGHRFLGMFQMLGGENFLGGRPIQRLRLGSLHPPAAKAPKGMRLVVVND
- a CDS encoding Pr6Pr family membrane protein — its product is MTPARVVATLGALIGVAGLGLQYFLIVRNMGAEGATPLEATSRYFAYFTILTNTFVTLVMARAALKPESRVGLNSPRGELMATVSILFVFAVYNLLLASRWDPQGAQKVADVIVHQIVPLTTALFWILRPHGGLTWRGALFCALWPTAYTVYALVRGQFDGFYAYYFMDPSAMSWGALALNVAGLCAAFVAFAFLLVGVDHALAKRAGAAAAAQA